One Bacillus spongiae genomic region harbors:
- a CDS encoding ABC transporter permease, with product MRFVDRNKLLIIICIIFILSLLSGSIILNYFYDGKIPRTSFLTDDLGKVISAAPFAPSLSFPFGTDRNGYDMFFKVLQGAQYTLGAAIIISLLSFAISFIVGVIGGFRNTKLKAVSNNIFTAFYFIPQSIIAYNILYPLLWEPYEGFTTTFTERLIWQVIVIALITVPTTAILIANEIKLILQKEFITSAKVLGGRNLFLLQKHVLPHLKLQLFMIFPKIIIQVLLIIAHLGFFLLFFGGTNVCYGPYCDPPSPIVQEWSGLMAMNLKELTNAWWIFMAPMIFFTLTILSLNGITKGLQGVLKKERKLQMSSIEQRKEQKEVIDIQQNGSENKFEFTS from the coding sequence TATGTATAATCTTTATTTTGTCGTTATTGTCAGGAAGCATTATTTTAAATTATTTTTATGATGGAAAAATACCAAGAACGTCTTTTTTAACCGATGACTTAGGGAAAGTGATTTCAGCCGCTCCATTTGCACCATCTCTTTCCTTTCCATTCGGTACGGATCGAAATGGATATGATATGTTTTTTAAGGTTCTCCAAGGTGCTCAATATACGTTAGGAGCGGCAATTATTATTTCTCTGCTTAGTTTTGCAATCTCGTTTATAGTAGGGGTTATTGGAGGATTTAGAAATACAAAATTAAAGGCCGTTTCCAATAATATTTTTACAGCATTTTATTTTATTCCCCAATCTATCATTGCGTATAACATTCTATACCCGCTGTTATGGGAACCTTATGAAGGTTTTACAACTACTTTTACAGAAAGGCTAATATGGCAAGTTATTGTCATAGCCCTTATTACAGTACCAACAACTGCTATCTTAATTGCGAATGAAATTAAACTAATATTACAAAAAGAATTTATAACAAGTGCTAAAGTATTAGGAGGCAGAAATCTATTCTTACTTCAAAAACATGTACTACCACATTTGAAACTCCAATTATTTATGATTTTTCCTAAGATCATTATACAAGTTTTATTAATTATCGCTCATTTAGGGTTCTTTCTATTATTTTTCGGAGGCACAAATGTTTGTTATGGCCCTTATTGTGACCCACCTTCACCAATAGTCCAAGAATGGTCAGGGCTTATGGCAATGAATTTAAAAGAGCTCACTAATGCTTGGTGGATTTTTATGGCTCCAATGATATTTTTTACTTTAACTATTCTTTCGCTTAATGGAATAACAAAAGGGTTACAAGGTGTGTTAAAAAAAGAGAGAAAGCTTCAAATGTCTTCAATAGAACAAAGGAAAGAGCAGAAGGAAGTTATTGATATTCAACAAAATGGTTCAGAAAATAAATTTGAATTTACTTCTTAG